Part of the bacterium genome, GCGAAAGAATATAGTTCCAGCAAGAAGGCATTTGCCTTCAGCAACCTGGAGAAGAATCCTGTTTACAAGGCGCTGGTTGACACGGTTATTGGATTAAAAGAGGTCAACAAAGGGGCGGTAGCCGGCGGATCAAAACCATCGGACCATACCCGGAGTGAAACCTGCTATGGATGTCATGGAACTGAAGTAAAAGTGATTAGAGAGAAAGGAATTTTTAAGGAAAAATTCAACGTTACTGTCCCTGATTTATCCAACTGGCCAAATCAGGGTGTCGGGAGAATAAATCCTGACGGCAGCAGAGGCTCATGCAGCTCATGCCATCCCCGGCACAGTTTTTCTCTGCAAACGGCCAGAAAACCTGATACCTGTGCTCAGTGCCATCTTGAGCCGGATGTACCTGCCTGGAATGTTTACAAGGAAAGTAAGCATGCCAATATCTACAGTTCGCACGAGAAGAGCTGGAATTTTAAGAATGTGCCATGGGTATTGGGAGAAGATTTCACCTCACCGACTTGCAGCGCCTGTCACAGCAGTTTAGTAACTGATTCCCGTGGAAATGTTGTTGTCACGCGAACTCATGATTTCGGGGCCAGACTATGGGTAAGAATATTTGGCCTTGTCTACTCCCATGCTCAGCCAAGATCAGGAGAAACCCATATTATCAGGAATAAGGATGGGCTGCCGCTTCCCACAAATTTTGGAGGGGAACCGGCAGAATCATTTTTAATTGATCAGAAAGAACAGACCAGGCGGATCGCCAATCTCAGTTCGCTCTGTATTTCATGTCATAGTACGAGCTGGACAGAAAAACACTTCGACAAGCTTAATTCCACGATAGTCGAGACAGACCGGATGGTGAAAAGTGCTACCCTGTTACTGGTCAATGCCTGGGAAGAAAATTTGGCTGATAAAACCAATCCCTTCGATGAAGTAATAGAATCTCGATGGATAACGCAGTGGTTGTTTTATGGAAATTCTATCCGGTATGCTTCAGCCATGAGCGGGGCTCCGGATTATGCAACTTTCAAAAATGGCTGGTGGAATATGACGACGAACCTCAAGGAGATGGAAGAATGGATAAAAGTGCACCGGCTTTTAAAGAATAAAGTAAGATAAACTGAAGATGTGCTGAACACAGAAAAAGAAAGGGGATTACAGTGATCCTGTAACCCCTTGATTTTCATGGTGGAGCTGATGGGATTCGAACCCACGGCCTTTTGACTGCCAGTCAAACGCGCTCCCAACTGCGCCACAGCCCCGCTTTTTCTAATTAACCGTGAATTATACTCTATCATTTTACTAACGAGATTGTCAACTTTTTTAACATGAGACCATCGATTCAGAAGACAGACCCAGGGAAAACAAGTCTGTTTAAGAGTGCGAAAACCCCATTAAGACTTCGGCTTATAAATTTCCTTCGTACTGAACCATTCATCATGGTAAAATGAAATGGAAGTC contains:
- a CDS encoding multiheme c-type cytochrome, which encodes MKFSKETHRCLGCHQNVTPGIVHDWETSLHSQTTPSQAFLKTELERRISAKSVQDELSKIAVGCYECHSQNQDKHPDSFTHFGIKINVVVSPNDCAVCHPVEAKEYSSSKKAFAFSNLEKNPVYKALVDTVIGLKEVNKGAVAGGSKPSDHTRSETCYGCHGTEVKVIREKGIFKEKFNVTVPDLSNWPNQGVGRINPDGSRGSCSSCHPRHSFSLQTARKPDTCAQCHLEPDVPAWNVYKESKHANIYSSHEKSWNFKNVPWVLGEDFTSPTCSACHSSLVTDSRGNVVVTRTHDFGARLWVRIFGLVYSHAQPRSGETHIIRNKDGLPLPTNFGGEPAESFLIDQKEQTRRIANLSSLCISCHSTSWTEKHFDKLNSTIVETDRMVKSATLLLVNAWEENLADKTNPFDEVIESRWITQWLFYGNSIRYASAMSGAPDYATFKNGWWNMTTNLKEMEEWIKVHRLLKNKVR